Proteins encoded together in one Xiphophorus maculatus strain JP 163 A chromosome 13, X_maculatus-5.0-male, whole genome shotgun sequence window:
- the LOC111610583 gene encoding uncharacterized protein LOC111610583, with protein MMKLYGFCAVIVLLSLAKGWSADWKPERTHPSFIPRDREDGHISSHQTIIIMEEDPAVIESATYLFERNPYSSTLMKYHKGALHMLRGGHLIKIRSYDIVLVGHGREASTGELYLSGYGAEEVARLVSSLKTNTLIDPIDTISLISCNLGNNHNFTLKLLQGLRSLNVTAKLHLHKTLISVSSDGRIMSGRGGVWRSHDYSSRVIAELSPTRDLLTRQTFGCAGSVFPNYKGNILFYFKSLEWPRYPQMFVPMELRKKYPFINCLEGLTWSLFFEENEKRRAPDYIPNDHLKAVWLEVTEENSIVLKHISNIQDLLVEIRYSAREEMASEQYYVLNDCIYKIHGKNLSSSLVGKFMRTDNEAEIELFRQTFGDQQGESSLLELQQGLKASKFTDFCRQTFQFQQCTYNCERWGRYFMAAVFSASVRNFRTFSLFLMSVIGCEVGHTRGTDSALCTAFVGNDHPMITDQPWPDHLKRGFYGCTIDNYEMAPQNRRIWLDQVVAKENSLYIKSKQMMDAMNHNDHTELEIFGKIKVMNKYVFSSYLEYFRGTPEGKKLKRGCTPSFYEN; from the exons aTTGGAAACCTGAGAGAACACACCCAAGCTTCATCCCCCGAGACAG GGAAGATGGCCATATTTCCAGCCACCAGACTATCATTATAATGGAGGAAGACCCTGCTGTGATTGAATCAGCTACTTATCTGTTTGAGAGGAATCCATATTCCTCCACTTTGATGAAGTACCACAAGGGGGCACTGCATATGCTAAGAGGTGGTCatttgattaaaatcagaaGTTATGATATCGTACTTGTTGGCCATGGTAGAGAGGCTTCCACAGGAGAACTCTACTTATCTGGTTATGGTGCAGAGGAAGTTGCCAGATTGGTATCCAGCCTGAAGACAAACACCCTCATTGATCCCATTGACACCATCAGCCTAATCAGCTGTAACCTTGGAAATAACCATAACTTTACCCTGAAGCTGCTCCAAGGTCTCCGATCTCTGAATGTGACAGCAAAGCTACACCTACACAAGACACTCATATCAGTCTCCTCTGATGGGAGGATAATGAGCGGACGAGGGGGTGTCTGGAGGTCCCATGACTACAGCAGTAGAGTCATTGCTGAACTCAGCCCAACAAGAGACCTGTTGACAAGGCAAACATTTGGCTGTGCAGGTTCAGTATTTCCAAATTATAAAGGAAatattctgttctattttaaAAGTCTAGAGTGGCCAAGATATCCTCAAATGTTCGTCCCAATGGAGCTGCGCAAAAAGTACCCTTTTATTAACTGCTTGGAAGGGCTCACTTGGAGTTTGTTCtttgaggaaaatgaaaaaagacgCGCTCCAGATTATATCCCCAACGACCACCTGAAAGCTGTTTGGCTTGAAGTGACAGAAGAGAACAGCATTGTCCTTAAACATATCTCCAACATACAGGACCTTCTTGTGGAGATCCGCTACAGTGCTAGAGAGGAAATGGCTTCAGAACAGTATTATGTTCTAAATGACtgcatttataaaatacatGGGAAAAACTTGAGCTCAAGTCTGGTAGGAAAGTTCATGAGGACTGACAATGAAGCTGAAATTGAACTATTTCGTCAGACTTTTGGTGACCAGCAGGGGGAATCTTccctgctggagctgcagcaagGCCTTAAAGCATCCAAATTTACTGACTTCTGCCGCCAGACTTTTCAGTTCCAGCAGTGTACCTACAACTGTGAAAGGTGGGGACGTTACTTCATGGCAGCAGTTTTCTCAGCATCAGTACGCAATTTCCGAACCTTCTCACTTTTTCTGATGAGTGTTATCGGCTGTGAAGTGGGTCACACTCGAGGGACTGACAGTGCCCTGTGCACAGCGTTTGTCGGCAATGACCACCCCATGATTACTGATCAGCCCTGGCCTGACCATCTGAAGCGAGGATTCTACGGTTGCACTATTGACAACTATGAAATGGCACCACAGAACAGACGGATCTGGCTGGATCAAGTTGTTGCAAAGGAAAATTCACTGTACATTAAATCAAAGCAAATGATGGATGCTATGAATCACAATGACCATACTGAGTTGGAGATCTTTGGCAAGATTAAAGTCATGAACAAGTATGTGTTTTCATCTTATCTGGAATACTTTCGTGGTACACCTGAAGGCAAGAAACTCAAGAGAGGATGCACTCCCTCGTTCTATGAGAATTAA